Proteins from a genomic interval of Treponema brennaborense DSM 12168:
- a CDS encoding N-acetylglucosamine kinase, translating into MTVSCTSIRVASVTPNVTFFPSVETTLTLLFLIKEQYGPAFSFLPPFIPGRRRSGKTYRAGGCGCLIDDEGSGYAIGRDVLKAVVRAFDGRSAPTVLTEKVLSFLQIDRIDDIVKFVHSPATDKKRIAELSALCAAAADENDSAAISILTKAAEELSLLVIPVLRNLNLPKGPLVLTGSVLQKDRIVPVKLKAVLARTFPELEYAQAPDDAAAGAALLALRSVVATGCA; encoded by the coding sequence GTGACCGTATCCTGCACGAGTATTCGCGTCGCGTCCGTTACGCCGAACGTTACGTTTTTTCCGTCGGTTGAAACGACGCTCACCCTTTTATTTCTGATAAAAGAACAGTACGGCCCTGCGTTTTCTTTTCTTCCGCCTTTTATTCCCGGACGCCGCCGCAGCGGCAAAACGTACCGGGCGGGAGGCTGCGGCTGTCTGATAGACGACGAAGGAAGCGGCTACGCCATTGGAAGAGACGTATTGAAAGCCGTCGTCCGGGCTTTCGACGGGCGGAGCGCGCCGACGGTTTTAACCGAAAAAGTTTTGTCTTTTTTGCAGATAGACCGAATCGACGATATCGTAAAGTTCGTTCACAGCCCGGCTACCGATAAAAAGCGGATTGCGGAACTTTCCGCGCTGTGCGCTGCCGCCGCGGATGAAAACGATTCGGCTGCAATTTCCATACTGACGAAAGCTGCCGAGGAGCTTTCTTTGCTCGTCATTCCCGTACTGCGGAATCTCAATTTACCCAAAGGCCCTCTGGTGCTCACCGGCAGCGTTCTGCAGAAAGACCGTATAGTGCCGGTAAAGCTCAAGGCCGTGCTGGCACGGACTTTCCCGGAACTTGAATATGCGCAGGCTCCGGACGACGCGGCTGCCGGCGCTGCGCTGCTGGCTTTGCGGAGCGTCGTGGCAACGGGGTGCGCATGA
- a CDS encoding glutamine synthetase family protein yields the protein MNYTQSEVLQYIAENDVKFIKLFFTDIFGSIKSISIMPEQLPTAFKWGIPFDASCVKGFLEVAKTDLFIVPDPATLAVLPWRPQHGRVVRFYCNIRYPDGAPFAGDSRLILQQTADKIRELGYTCKIGTDCEFYLFNADENGQPTLTPQDQASYCDLAPRDRGENVRRDICLTLEQMGIKPEASHHEKGPGQNEIDFADSDVLNAADNFATFKTVVRTIAARNGLFASFMPKPLADRSGSGLHVNISLKKDGCNVFEGEKLRPEAESFIAGILHHIKDITAFLNPLNNSYDRFGEFEAPQYVSWSRWNLSQLIRFPASGGKDVRIKVRSPDPACNQYLALALILSSGLDGIANKRPLPPATDIDLCSAPPQTIAGLPKLPGSLKEALAFAAASPFVADLLTKDVLDMFAAAKSGGRDPDFGEI from the coding sequence ATGAATTATACCCAAAGCGAAGTTCTGCAATACATTGCGGAAAACGACGTCAAATTTATCAAGCTGTTTTTTACGGATATTTTCGGTTCGATAAAAAGCATTTCGATTATGCCGGAACAGCTGCCGACTGCCTTCAAATGGGGTATACCGTTCGACGCATCGTGCGTAAAAGGGTTTCTGGAAGTGGCGAAAACCGATTTGTTTATTGTTCCCGATCCGGCGACGCTTGCCGTTCTGCCGTGGCGGCCGCAGCACGGCCGGGTGGTGCGTTTTTACTGCAACATCCGGTACCCCGACGGTGCGCCGTTTGCCGGCGACAGCCGTCTGATTCTGCAGCAGACGGCGGATAAAATCCGGGAACTCGGCTATACGTGCAAAATCGGAACCGACTGCGAGTTCTATCTGTTCAACGCCGATGAAAACGGCCAGCCGACGCTGACGCCGCAGGATCAGGCTTCTTACTGCGATCTGGCTCCGCGCGACCGGGGAGAAAACGTCCGGCGCGATATCTGTTTGACGCTTGAACAGATGGGCATCAAACCAGAAGCTTCCCATCATGAAAAGGGTCCCGGTCAGAATGAAATAGACTTCGCCGACAGCGACGTTCTGAACGCTGCCGACAATTTTGCAACGTTCAAAACCGTCGTGCGCACGATCGCCGCCCGGAACGGCCTGTTCGCCTCGTTCATGCCGAAACCGCTGGCAGACCGGAGCGGCAGCGGATTGCACGTCAACATTTCGCTCAAAAAAGACGGCTGCAACGTGTTTGAAGGCGAAAAACTGCGTCCCGAAGCCGAATCGTTCATAGCGGGCATTTTGCATCATATCAAGGACATTACCGCGTTTTTGAATCCGCTCAACAATTCGTACGACCGTTTCGGTGAATTCGAAGCGCCGCAGTACGTGTCGTGGTCGCGCTGGAATTTGAGTCAGCTGATCCGGTTTCCGGCTTCCGGCGGAAAAGACGTGCGTATCAAGGTCCGTTCGCCCGACCCGGCCTGCAATCAGTATCTGGCGCTTGCGCTGATTCTGTCTTCGGGACTTGACGGTATTGCCAATAAACGGCCGCTGCCGCCGGCAACCGATATCGATTTATGTTCGGCTCCGCCGCAGACGATTGCCGGTTTGCCCAAGCTGCCGGGGTCGCTGAAAGAAGCGCTCGCTTTTGCCGCCGCAAGCCCGTTCGTAGCGGATTTGCTGACGAAAGACGTTCTCGACATGTTCGCTGCGGCTAAAAGCGGCGGTCGGGATCCCGATTTCGGAGAAATCTGA
- a CDS encoding ANTAR domain-containing response regulator produces MDSILIVSNTGSTLQIISRLLQAQSFSRVATVQNSCEGRRCLLEADFDLIIIDAPLGNEYGDDFALHAAETTSAGIILIAPCDRLDDMNLIVEDAGIFVVPKPLSADFFYQSVKLLTASRKRVMKLQNENEKLQHKMQEVRLIDRAKCILIQYLKMTEPQAHRYIEKQAMDLRQSRVVTAENILRTYER; encoded by the coding sequence ATGGACAGCATACTCATCGTTTCAAATACCGGTTCAACTCTGCAAATTATCAGCCGGCTGCTGCAGGCGCAATCGTTTTCGCGCGTCGCGACGGTGCAGAACAGCTGTGAAGGCCGCCGCTGTCTGCTGGAGGCCGATTTTGATCTTATCATCATAGACGCGCCGCTGGGAAACGAATACGGCGACGATTTTGCCCTGCACGCGGCGGAAACGACTTCCGCCGGAATCATTTTGATAGCTCCGTGCGATCGGCTCGACGATATGAACCTCATCGTTGAAGACGCCGGGATTTTCGTCGTTCCAAAGCCGCTCAGCGCCGATTTCTTTTATCAGTCGGTCAAATTGCTTACCGCGTCGCGCAAGCGGGTAATGAAGCTCCAGAATGAAAATGAAAAATTGCAGCATAAAATGCAGGAGGTTCGCCTGATCGACCGGGCGAAATGCATTCTGATCCAGTATCTGAAAATGACCGAGCCGCAGGCGCATCGGTACATAGAAAAACAGGCGATGGATCTGCGGCAGAGCCGCGTCGTTACCGCCGAAAACATTCTGCGCACGTACGAGCGCTGA